One window of Fusobacterium pseudoperiodonticum genomic DNA carries:
- a CDS encoding MipA/OmpV family protein, whose amino-acid sequence MKKFLFISLLAISVLSQANTQTIGVGAYQKNTIYHSKNQVNMLPIINLEYNNFYLKGYKPGFIFYKEPDFNLSVIVDPIGGYSDFAIKKSQFKDGYKNLNSRNTQVMGGIALDFKFDKNIDGHSEVVFGNHGTKVNVKFNRPYKINDRFTFIPAITFNYYNSRYMDYYIGIKEKDVQNNEKVERVYKGKDTVAGGISTTLDFSLTEQTSFLVFGGVDVYDKKIKKSDIVKTNNQYYIGAGLRYSF is encoded by the coding sequence ATGAAAAAATTTTTATTTATATCTTTATTAGCAATATCAGTTTTATCTCAAGCTAATACACAAACTATAGGAGTAGGAGCTTATCAAAAAAATACTATATATCATTCTAAAAATCAAGTTAATATGTTACCTATAATAAATTTAGAATATAATAATTTTTATTTAAAAGGATATAAACCTGGATTTATTTTTTATAAAGAACCTGATTTTAATCTTTCTGTAATTGTAGATCCAATAGGTGGATATTCAGATTTTGCAATAAAAAAATCTCAATTTAAAGATGGATATAAAAATTTAAATTCAAGAAACACTCAAGTTATGGGAGGAATTGCTTTAGATTTTAAATTCGATAAAAATATCGATGGACATTCTGAAGTTGTTTTTGGAAATCATGGAACGAAAGTAAATGTAAAATTTAATAGACCTTATAAAATAAATGATAGATTCACATTTATTCCTGCTATAACATTCAATTACTATAATTCTAGATACATGGATTATTATATAGGTATAAAAGAAAAAGATGTACAAAACAATGAAAAAGTTGAAAGAGTATACAAGGGTAAGGATACTGTAGCTGGAGGAATTAGTACAACTTTAGACTTTTCATTGACTGAACAAACTTCATTTTTAGTATTTGGTGGAGTTGATGTATATGACAAAAAAATAAAAAAATCTGACATTGTAAAAACAAATAATCAATATTATATTGGAGCAGGACTAAGATATTCTTTTTAA
- a CDS encoding recombinase family protein, producing MKKAVGYCRYSSNNQREESIEAQIRAIEQYCKTKGIELIRFYKDEAISGTSIKDRESFLEMISDSKTGDFELVIVHKYDRFARNRYDHVIFERKLNGNNVFLISVLEELNDSPESIILKSVLTGMNEYYSLNLSREVKKGKKENALKGVHNGGLPPLGYDLDENKKYIINQEEAKIVRLIFSLACQGLTYADIANTLNEQGYKNKSGSNFKKTSMRDTLLNMKYIGIYFLGLKDRKGGYSKDPLIIENSHEAIVEKSVFYKVQERFKISKNKPRKRKENCYLLTSHCTCGLCGAAYVGGYRTKDRYGTMYYGYQCRTRKNNTKSCKNRYIRKEKLEEAIIYAIKTEILNDKNIKIISKDLFNILRKGFDKSKEIEKCRKEIEKLNNKSLKLLEKNLEGVILEEIFYKKNQEINQELNLLKSKLYSLQESNGKSFTKEGIEFYLHNLKNRFNEKIDRSIIELFVKDIKIFPDNVIVTLRKLPNLHKSGDPELDPFLCDKLTITVNIDNNYMKISQE from the coding sequence ATGAAAAAAGCAGTAGGGTATTGTAGATATTCTTCTAATAATCAAAGAGAAGAAAGTATTGAAGCTCAAATAAGAGCTATAGAACAATATTGTAAAACAAAAGGAATAGAACTTATAAGATTTTATAAAGATGAAGCTATTTCAGGAACCTCTATAAAAGATAGAGAAAGTTTTTTAGAAATGATCTCTGATAGTAAAACTGGAGATTTTGAATTAGTTATTGTCCATAAATACGATAGATTTGCAAGAAATCGTTATGACCATGTAATATTTGAGAGAAAGCTCAATGGAAATAATGTATTTCTTATCTCTGTTTTAGAAGAATTAAATGACAGTCCCGAAAGTATTATTCTAAAATCTGTTTTAACTGGAATGAATGAATACTATAGTCTTAATTTATCTCGAGAAGTAAAAAAAGGAAAAAAAGAAAACGCATTAAAAGGAGTACATAATGGTGGTCTTCCACCTTTAGGATACGATTTAGATGAAAATAAAAAATATATAATTAATCAAGAAGAAGCTAAAATTGTACGACTAATTTTTTCTTTAGCATGTCAGGGGTTAACTTATGCAGATATAGCCAATACCTTAAATGAACAAGGTTATAAAAATAAATCTGGAAGTAATTTCAAAAAGACTTCAATGAGGGATACATTACTTAATATGAAATATATAGGAATTTATTTTTTAGGTCTAAAAGATAGAAAAGGTGGTTATTCAAAAGATCCTTTAATTATTGAAAATTCTCATGAAGCAATTGTTGAAAAATCTGTTTTTTATAAAGTACAAGAAAGATTTAAAATAAGTAAGAATAAACCACGGAAAAGAAAAGAAAATTGCTACTTATTAACAAGTCATTGTACTTGTGGATTATGTGGAGCAGCTTATGTTGGAGGATATCGAACTAAGGATAGATATGGTACCATGTACTATGGATACCAGTGTAGAACTAGAAAAAATAATACAAAATCATGTAAAAATAGGTATATCAGAAAAGAAAAGTTAGAAGAAGCTATTATTTATGCTATAAAAACAGAAATTTTAAATGATAAAAACATTAAAATTATCTCCAAAGATTTATTTAATATTTTAAGAAAGGGGTTCGATAAAAGTAAAGAGATAGAAAAATGTAGAAAAGAAATAGAAAAGTTAAATAATAAGTCTCTAAAATTGTTAGAGAAAAATTTAGAAGGAGTTATTTTAGAGGAGATTTTCTATAAAAAAAATCAAGAGATTAATCAGGAATTGAATTTACTCAAATCAAAGCTATATTCACTTCAAGAAAGTAATGGTAAATCATTTACTAAAGAGGGAATAGAGTTTTATCTTCATAATCTAAAGAATAGATTTAATGAAAAAATAGATAGGAGTATTATTGAACTTTTTGTAAAAGATATAAAAATTTTTCCTGATAATGTTATAGTCACACTTCGGAAGCTACCAAATTTACATAAGAGTGGCGACCCCGAGTTGGATCCTTTTTTATGTGATAAGTTAACTATAACTGTAAATATTGATAATAATTATATGAAAATCTCTCAAGAATAG